One Leopardus geoffroyi isolate Oge1 chromosome B1, O.geoffroyi_Oge1_pat1.0, whole genome shotgun sequence DNA window includes the following coding sequences:
- the LOC123596324 gene encoding translation initiation factor IF-2-like, which translates to MLADSPENPDLRASAGAPGAVPHPGHRPRCATAAPCGASGGNSGPAAAHTPRGAAGVGLLRSAPRRPRSRALPSASGDAPRGGPVACRDTSPRGRRPRLRGCGGADEGPGLGAAAVEGRPARTQVLIRALCILGAPFSSRSTPKPPPRQPRKRGAASRGSSRPLGGTGRAPFPPGTVALRLRGERRRPGRALPAPHPPQRRLRSLCESAAPKASRLPQTEFSDCFVRLPGLRPRPGWARSVLPAELRFFNADRDVLLMVLSQFLRR; encoded by the exons ATGCTAGCAGACTCTCCTG AGAACCCCGACCTCCGTGCGTCGGCAGGCGCCCCAGGCGCAGTCCCCCACCCGGGCCACCGACCCCGCTGCGCCACCGCTGCGCCCTGCGGCGCCTCCGGGGGTAACTCGGGCCCTGCGGCGGCACACACTCCCCGGGGCGCGGCGGGGGTCGGTCTCCTCCGCTCAGCCCCGCGCCGCCCGCGTTCCAGGGCTCTTCCCTCGGCTTCCGGAGACGCGCCGCGGGGAGGGCCTGTCGCGTGCAGGGACACAAGTCCCCGGGGACGGCGGCCCAGGCTGCGCGGCTGCGGTGGCGCAGACGAGGGCCCTGGCCTCGGGGCGGCAGCGGTCGAGGGCAGGCCGGCAAGGACGCAGGTTCTGATCAGAGCCCTCTGCATTCTCGGTGCTCCCTTCTCAAGCCGCAGCACCCCGAAACCGCCGCCGCGGCAACCCCGAAAGCGGGGCGCGGCCTCGCGCGGGTCCTCCCGGCCGCTGGGTGGGACCGGGCGCGCCCCCTTCCCGCCGGGGACGGTCGCCCTCCGGCTCCGCGGGGAGAGACGACGTCCCGGGCGAGCCCTCCCGGCGCCTCACCCGCCCCAGAGGCGCCTTCGTTCGCTTTGTGAGTCCGCCGCTCCGAAGGCATCACGCCTTCCGCAGACTGAGTTCAGCGACTGCTTCGTGCGGCTGCCCGGACTCCGCCCTCGGCCTGGGTGGGCGCGTTCGGTTCTCCCGGCCGAGCTGAG ATTCTTTAATGCTGACAGAGATGTGCTTCTCATGGTGTTATCTCAATTTCTGAGGAGATAG